The sequence below is a genomic window from Acetobacter vaccinii.
GAATACATTCTGCATAGCTGGTCTTTGGTCAAAATGGGCACCACGGCCGCGCAGAAAAAGCTGTTCTTCAACCTGCGGCGTCTGAAAGGGCAGATGCAGGCCATTGAGGATGGTGACCTCAAGCCCGAACAGGTGGACCGTATTGCCACCACACTGGGCGTGTCCGAGCAGGACGTGGTGGATATGAACCGCCGCATGGCCGCTCCCGACCACAGCCTGAATGCCCCCCTGCGGGCCGATCAGGACAGTGAGTGGCAGGACCGCCTGGTGGACGAACAGCACAACCAGGAAGAAACCTACGCCGAGAACGAGGAACTGTCGGGCCGCAAGGCGCTGCTGGCCACGGCCATGGCCACGCTGAACGAGCGGGAGCAGCGGATTTTTACCGAGCGCCGCCTGAAGGACGAGCCCACGACGCTGGAAGACCTGGCGCATGAATACGGCATCTCGCGCGAGCGCGTGCGCCAGATCGAGGTGCGGGCGTTTGAGAAAGTGCAGGCCGCTATGAAGACGGAAATCGAAGCCCGCCGCAACGCCGGGCAGGGGGGCTGAGCGCCCGCCTGCGCCGCACCCTCAGGCGCGGGCAATGTCCTGAATGAAAAAGGTCGCATCCATGCGGCCATTCCAGCTTTCCGCCCGCAGGTAGCCCGCAAGGTGCAGGGGCGGGCGCGTGCTGTCCTCCAGCACTGGGGTCAGGGGGCTGTCTTCCGCGCGGAACAGCAGGGCCTTCAGCCGTGCGCCGTTATCGGCCCGTAGCAGCACCCGCAGGGTATTGCCGTCACGCCCGATCCTGTCTGTCCGTATAATAGTCGCGTGGGACAGGGCCACCATGGGTTCGGGGTTGCCCGCACCAAACGGGGCCATAGCCCCCATCTGCTGCGCCAGCTCGGCACTGGCGCCCGATACGCTCACGACCGCATCCAGCAGCAGGTCCACTGTGTCGGGCAGGTCTGTTGCCTGTGGCAGGCGGGTGTCGAGGAAGGAGTGGAACTCCTCCAGCCGCTCGGCCTCCAGCGAGAACCCGGCCGCCATGGCGTGCCCACCACCGGTTTTGAGCATACCGGCCTGGCGTGCGGCAATAATCACGGTGCCAAGGTCCAGCCCCGGCACAGACCGGCCTGAGCCTTTGATGGAGCCGTCCTCCTGCTCCGCCCCGACCAGAGCCGGGCGGTTGAAGCGCTCCTTGATCCGCCCTGCCACAATCCCGACCACACCGGGGTGCCAGTCGCGCCCGGCCAGCAGGATAACGCCCCGGCCAGCCTCTTTCTGGGCGGCGGCCTGCTCCATGGCGAGGTCCAGAATAGTGGCTTCCACGTCCTGTCTGCGGCGGTTGACCGCATCCAGCCGCTCGGCCATCTGCCGGGCAACGGTGCGGTCGGTGCAGCGCAGCAGGTTCAGGCCCAGGGCGGCCTCGGCAATCCGCCCTCCTGCGTTAATGCGTGGCCCCAGCGCAAACCCGCAGGAAAACGCATCGGGCGCTTTGGTCACGCTGGCAATTTCCATCAGCGCCGCAAGGCCCGTGCGGTCACGCCGGGCCATGACCTTGAGGCCCTGGGCCACAAACGCACGGTTAAGCCCGTGCAGGGGCATGACATCACACACCGTTGCCAGCGCCACCAGGTCCAACTGGCGCATCAGGTCTGGCGGGGGGCGGTCAGGGGTAAACCAGCCTGCATCGCGCAGGCTGCGCCGGGTGGCCACCATGGCCAGAAACGCCAGTGCCGCAGCGCAGATGGACCCCAGTCCCGACGGGCAGTCCGGCCGGTTGGGGTTGACCGTGGCATGGATGGCGGGCAGCGCATCTTCCGACTTATGGTGGTCAAGCACGATGATATCGGCCTGCCCCGCCAGCGGGTTGAGCACATCGGCCGAGGCCGTGCCGCAGTCCACACAGATGAGCAGGGATGCCCCCTGCGCCACAAGGGCTTGCAGCGCAGGCTGGTTGGGGCCGTAGCCCTCGGTCATCCGGTCGGGAATATGGGTGAGAACCCGGCAGCCCAGTTCCTCCAGCACAGCGGCCAGAATGGCGCTGGCGCAGGCACCGTCTACGTCGTAGTCCCCAAAAACACCTATGGTTTCGCCCTGTTGCACGGCTGTGGCAATGCGGGCAGCCGCCTTGTCCATGTCAGTCAGGCAGGACGGGTCGGGCAGCAGGCTTTGCAGCCTTGGCTCCAGATAGTGGGCAGCCTGTTCGGGTGTTATGCCGCGCAGGGCCAGCAGGCGGCCTACCGTATGGGGCAGGCCAAGCTGCTGGGCCAGAGCGCCTGCCATGCGCTCTGTTGCCGGGTCTTCGGCATTGCCCCGCCAGGCCCAGCGCCGCCCGCTGACACTGTGTTCGACCCCCAGTACGGCAGGGAGCTGTGGCCCCGCGTCATGCGGGGCTGTCGGGCGGGTGGCTGTGGGCATGGGGGTATGCAGGCTTATTCCGGCGCCCAGTTTTTGGTGCGGAAGTTGTGGTGGGCTTCGACAAAGCGCGACGTGCCGGACTTGGAGCGCATGACCAGCGAGTGCGTGACCGCGTGGTAGGGGTGCTGGTGCACACCACGCAGCAGCGCGCCCGTGGTCACACCCGTGGCCGAGAACAGCACCGGCCCGGCGGCCATGTCCTGCAGGCCCAGTTTGCGGTCGGGGCTTTTACCGGGGTTCATGGCCAGAGCGCGTTCGCGCTGGGTGTCGTCTTCAAACAACAGGCGGCCCTGCATCTGGCCATCTACGCAGCGCACGGCGGCGGCAGTCAGCACGCCCTCGGGCGCACCGCCGGAGCCGACATAAATATCCACTTCGCTGGTGGACAGGCAGGCGGCAATGCCCCCGGCCACGTCACCATCGGTCAGCAGGCGCACGCGGGCACCGGCCGCGCGGGCGCGGGTAATCAGCTCCTGGTGGCGGTCGCGTTCAAGCGTACACAGCACCAGATCCTGCACGGTCAGGTTTTTGGCGCGGGCCAGGTTCTTCAGGTTGGTTTCGATGGAGGCGTCCAGGTCCACCACACCTTCGGGCAGGCCGGGGCCAACCACGATCTTGTCCATGTAGATGTCGGGCGCGTGCAGGAAGTTGCCGCGCTCGGCCAGGGCCACCACGGTAATGGCGTTGGGCATGTCCTTGGCGCACAGGTTGGTGCCCTCAAGCGGGTCCACGGCAATATCCATGGCCGGGCCGCCACAGCCCACTTTTTCACCAATGTAGAGCATGGGCGCTTCGTCCATTTCGCCCTCACCAATGACCACGGTGCCATCAATGGCCACGGTGTCAAAGGCGGTGCGCATGGCTTCCACGGCGGCGCCATCGGCGTCGTTCTTGCGGCCGCGGCCCGTCCAGCGGGCAGAGGCCAGGGCGGCGGCCTCGGTTACGCGGACCAGTTCCAGCGCCAGGTTACGGTCGGAGGCGAGAAAAGGAGTGGGACCAACGGAGGATTCAGGCATGGGAATCTACGATCCTTCTTGCATTCAGGCAGGGCGGGCGAGGGGCCGTGTTCAGGCCGCCTCGATCCGGATCATGACCGGGGTGTCGGTGACAACGCTCAGCGCATCAATCTGGGCGATCGCTGCCTGCATGGCAGCTTCCGACGTCCGGTGCGTGACCAGCACCAGCGGAACATGGGGGGCGGTTTCGCTATCCGCCGGGTGTTGCAGCATGCTGCGCAGCGACACACCACAGTCGCGCAGGACAGCGGTAATGTCGGCAATAACGCCGGGGCGGTCCTCTACCCGCAGGCGCAGGTAAAAGGCGGCTTCCCCGACGGATATGGGGCAGGCGCGCACGGGTTCTACCGTGCCGGACTGTACGCCCCACAGGGTGATGGCCTGACCACGGGCAAGGTCCACCAGGTCGGCGGTGACGGCGCTGGCGGTCGGCCCGGCTCCGGCACCACGGCCTTCGACCATGATGCGGCCAACAAACTCACCTTCCGCCACAACGGCGTTGAACACGCCATCCACCTGCGCCAGCGGTGCATGCTGGGGCACAAGGCAGGGGGTAACGCGGGCCTGCAGGCCATCGTCTGTCATGCGGGCAAGGCCCAGCAGCTTGATGCGGTAGCCAAGCTGGCGGGCAAAGGCCAGATCGTCCGCGCCGATGTGGCGGATGCCCTCAACATGCACAGAGTCAAAGGCCACGGGGCGGCCAAAGGCCAGACCGGCCAGAATGGTCAGCTTGTGGGCAGCATCCAGCCCGTCCACATCGGTCGTGGGGTCGGCCTCGGCATAGCCCAGGTCCTGGGCGTCCTTGAGCACGCTGGCAAAGTCCTGTCCGGTTTCCCGCATGACGGTCAGGATATAGTTGCAGGTGCCGTTGAGAATACCGCCAACGCGCAGCAGCCTGTCAGCGGCCAGTCCTTCGCGCACGGTTTTAATGGCGGGGATACCGCCTGCCACAGCGGCCTCAAACAGCAGCGGGGCAGCGTTGTCGGCACTCAGCCTGGCCAGGGCGGAACCATGCAGGGCCACCAGCGCCTTGTTGGCCGTGACAACCGGCTTGCCAGCCTTCAGTGCCGCTTCCACCAGGGCGCGGGCTGGTCCTTCGGCCCCGCCGATCAGTTCCACCACCACATCCACATCCGGGTCGCTGACCAGATCGAGGGCGTTGTCGTACCAGCGCAGGCCCGACACATCGACCCCACGGTCACGCGTGCGGTCGCGCGCGCTGACGGCTACGACCTCAATCGTACGGCCGGTGCGGGCGTGCAGCAGGTCCGCATTGGCGTGCAGCAGCCGGATGACACCCGCGCCAACCGTGCCAAGACCGGCAATACCAAGACGGAGGGGGGAGGAGGAGGAAGGGGATGTCACGGTGTTACAGGCTCCGGCTTTTTAGCGGACGGGGAAGAGGAGGGCGAAATGCCATGCGCGCCGAGGAAGCCCCGGATGGAGCGCAGGGCCTGACGCAGGCGGTGGGTGTTTTCCACCAGCCCGATACGGACGTGGCTGTCACCATATTCACCAAAGCCAAGGCCGGGGGCCACGGCTACGCCAGCTTCCTCCAGCAGTAGTTTGGAAAACGCTACGCTGCCCATCTCGCGGAAGGGTTCGGGAATGGGTGCCCAGGCGAACATTGACCCTTCGGGCGAGGGCACGTCCCAGCCTGCGGCATGCAGGCCACGGATCAGCACATCGCGGCGGTCCTTGTACAGGGCGCGCAGGTCGGCCACGCAGTCCTGCGGGCCGTTCAGCGCGGTTACGGCGGCCACCTGGATGGGGGTAAACGCCCCGTAATCCAGATAGGACTTGATGCGTGTCAGGGCGGACACCAGCCGTTCGTTCCCTGCCGCAAAGCCCACGCGCCAGCCTGCCATGGAGTATGTCTTGGACAGCGATGTAAACTCCACCGCGATGTCACGCGCCCCGGGCACGGCCAGAATGGAGGGGGGCACCTTGTCGCCAAAATAGATTTCGGCATAGGCAAGGTCGGACAGGATCCAGATATTCTCACGCCGGGCGAAGGCCACCAGTTCCTTGTAAAAATCAAGGTCGGCCAGATACGCGGTCGGGTTGGACGGGAAGTTGACAATCAGCGCCGTGGGCTTGGGCACCGAGTGACGTACGGCGCGGTCCAGAGCGCGCAGCATGTCCTCGTCCGGTGTGGCGGGGATGGAGCGCACGCTCGCCCCGGCGATAATGAAGCCGAACTGGTGAATGGGGTAGGACGGGTTGGGCACCAGAATGGTGTCGCCCGGGCTGGTAATGGCCGAGGCCAGATTGGCCAGCCCTTCCTTGGAGCCCAGGGTGACGATGACTTCCTTTTCCGGGTTGAGCGTAACGTTAAAGCGGCGCTCGTAATACCCGGCCACGGCCTTGCGCAGCCCCGGAATGCCCTTGCTGACCGAGTAGCGGTGGGTGCGCGGGTCGGCAATGGTTTCCACCAGCTTGCTGACAATATGCGGCGGGGTGGGGGTGTCGGGGTTGCCCATGCCAAGGTCGATAATGTCCTCGCCCCGCGCGCGGGCCGCGGCCTTGGCCTGATTTACCGAGGCAAAGACATAGGGCGGCAGGCGGCGGATGCGATGGAACTCTTCGGTCATGGAGGTGTGGTGCTCTGGCTATGGGGTTGTGACCCCATTGTTGTTGTGGGACAGGCATAGTAGTCGGCAAAATGCGACAGGCCAACACCCCGCAGGCGCTAAATTAACCCGCCTGCCGTGTGGTGGTGGCGGGTGGGCAAGGCCCATGGGCGCGTTGGCGGGGCTTTGCCAGTCTGGCGGGGTGGCTTGGGGCCGCGCGGCCAGTGGCAGATAACTCCTGGAGCGTGTCTGCCTGTTTGGGCCAGCCCGTATCAGGGCGTGGTGGAAACCCGCGCCCCTGTGCCAAAGGCATCGCCCCGGACATGCAGGGCTGTGGCGGGCACCCCATGGGCGACAAGGAGCTGTGCCAGGCGAGAGGCCCGTAGCAGCCCAAGGCGCACGGCATCGGTCTGGTTGACGGCATCCAGCGCTGTCGCGTTGCCAAACCCGCGGATGTAGAAGGGGCCTTTGGGGGTTTTGTCCACCAGTTTGGCCAAAGCGGCGTCCTGCCCGCTGGAAAGCTGGTCGGAATCGGGCAGGAAGTGGAAGCCCGTGCCTTTGACGTCCGCAAGGTCATAATTGGGTGTGCGTGTGCTGGCCGTGGGGGTGTCAGCAGGCGTGGCCACCCCGGCAATCTGGGGTGGCGGCGGTGGGGCTGCCGGTATGGCGGGCAGTACCTGCGGGCCTGCGGCTCCCTTGTCGTCACGCACGGTGGGGAGGGCAATTTCCCCATCGGGGCTGTCAGCCGTGCTGGGGGTGGTGGTGTCCGGCTGGGGGCGGCTGCTCTGGGCCTGTTGTGGCCGCGGGGGGGCTTCGGCCGCGTCCAGCACGGCACCGCTGGCCCCTGTGGGTAGTTCAGCCTTTGGGGCGGTTCCACCCGGCGGGGGCGGTATGTCGGGGATAAGGCTGCCGTTGGCCGCAACGGTACGGTACGTCAGGTTCCGGTCGCGCAGCAGCCGCTGGGTCAGCAGGGCGCGGGCCTGGGGGGATGTAACATCCGGCGGGTCTGTGGGGGTCAGCCCCACATGGGGGTACGGGTCATAGCGGCCAGGGGCCGGGGGGCGCTGGGTGGCAATAACGCCGCCGCGCATTTTGTGGACCCAGTCAAAGGTGCTGTCCACGGCGTCCTGATGGTTGCACCCGCCCAGTGCGACCATGCCCCCTGCCACCAGTGCGGCGCGCAGGCGGCGGAGGCCTGTGGTGCGCGCGGGTAAAGGCCCGGACCCGGTGCGTGTCCGGCAAGGGTGTGGCTGCGGCATGGTCTGGTGGGTGCTCCCCGGATGCGCTTGGCAGGAAATGGCTTTCACCTTACCTCTTTCGCGCCGCGCTGGCGAGCCACAGCATGATTGCCCCTTGGCAGGCACGTTGCAGCGGCGCAGGATAGCGGCATGAACACAGACACGGAACAATGTGCGGAGACAGCAATGCCGGGTATTTCCTTCCAAAACGCCATCAGGCTGGATGATGAACCGGACGCGCCGGAAAGCCCCGAAACCCCTGAAAAGGACGAAAAGGCCCCCGGTGCCCCGCATGGAGAACTGGAGCACAAGCTGTTCAAGCAGCGTAAGGTGCTGATCTTCGGCGGTGTGAACGACAAGATGGCGCGCGACGTAACAGGCCGCCTGCTGGCTCTGGCCGGTGAGTCCGACAAGCCGATTGATGTGTACGTCAATTCCCCCGGCGGGCATGTGGAAAGTGGCGACACCA
It includes:
- the rpoH gene encoding RNA polymerase sigma factor RpoH — protein: MVSSVINVGPEGNLSRYLQEIRKYPLLTPEEELSLSRRWRDKEDVKAAHRLVTSHLRLVAKIAMGYRGYGLPMNELISEGNVGMMQAVRRFDPEKGFRLATYAMWWIRAAIQEYILHSWSLVKMGTTAAQKKLFFNLRRLKGQMQAIEDGDLKPEQVDRIATTLGVSEQDVVDMNRRMAAPDHSLNAPLRADQDSEWQDRLVDEQHNQEETYAENEELSGRKALLATAMATLNEREQRIFTERRLKDEPTTLEDLAHEYGISRERVRQIEVRAFEKVQAAMKTEIEARRNAGQGG
- the recJ gene encoding single-stranded-DNA-specific exonuclease RecJ, whose product is MPTATRPTAPHDAGPQLPAVLGVEHSVSGRRWAWRGNAEDPATERMAGALAQQLGLPHTVGRLLALRGITPEQAAHYLEPRLQSLLPDPSCLTDMDKAAARIATAVQQGETIGVFGDYDVDGACASAILAAVLEELGCRVLTHIPDRMTEGYGPNQPALQALVAQGASLLICVDCGTASADVLNPLAGQADIIVLDHHKSEDALPAIHATVNPNRPDCPSGLGSICAAALAFLAMVATRRSLRDAGWFTPDRPPPDLMRQLDLVALATVCDVMPLHGLNRAFVAQGLKVMARRDRTGLAALMEIASVTKAPDAFSCGFALGPRINAGGRIAEAALGLNLLRCTDRTVARQMAERLDAVNRRRQDVEATILDLAMEQAAAQKEAGRGVILLAGRDWHPGVVGIVAGRIKERFNRPALVGAEQEDGSIKGSGRSVPGLDLGTVIIAARQAGMLKTGGGHAMAAGFSLEAERLEEFHSFLDTRLPQATDLPDTVDLLLDAVVSVSGASAELAQQMGAMAPFGAGNPEPMVALSHATIIRTDRIGRDGNTLRVLLRADNGARLKALLFRAEDSPLTPVLEDSTRPPLHLAGYLRAESWNGRMDATFFIQDIARA
- the glpX gene encoding class II fructose-bisphosphatase; this encodes MPESSVGPTPFLASDRNLALELVRVTEAAALASARWTGRGRKNDADGAAVEAMRTAFDTVAIDGTVVIGEGEMDEAPMLYIGEKVGCGGPAMDIAVDPLEGTNLCAKDMPNAITVVALAERGNFLHAPDIYMDKIVVGPGLPEGVVDLDASIETNLKNLARAKNLTVQDLVLCTLERDRHQELITRARAAGARVRLLTDGDVAGGIAACLSTSEVDIYVGSGGAPEGVLTAAAVRCVDGQMQGRLLFEDDTQRERALAMNPGKSPDRKLGLQDMAAGPVLFSATGVTTGALLRGVHQHPYHAVTHSLVMRSKSGTSRFVEAHHNFRTKNWAPE
- a CDS encoding homoserine dehydrogenase — encoded protein: MTSPSSSSPLRLGIAGLGTVGAGVIRLLHANADLLHARTGRTIEVVAVSARDRTRDRGVDVSGLRWYDNALDLVSDPDVDVVVELIGGAEGPARALVEAALKAGKPVVTANKALVALHGSALARLSADNAAPLLFEAAVAGGIPAIKTVREGLAADRLLRVGGILNGTCNYILTVMRETGQDFASVLKDAQDLGYAEADPTTDVDGLDAAHKLTILAGLAFGRPVAFDSVHVEGIRHIGADDLAFARQLGYRIKLLGLARMTDDGLQARVTPCLVPQHAPLAQVDGVFNAVVAEGEFVGRIMVEGRGAGAGPTASAVTADLVDLARGQAITLWGVQSGTVEPVRACPISVGEAAFYLRLRVEDRPGVIADITAVLRDCGVSLRSMLQHPADSETAPHVPLVLVTHRTSEAAMQAAIAQIDALSVVTDTPVMIRIEAA
- a CDS encoding LL-diaminopimelate aminotransferase, which produces MTEEFHRIRRLPPYVFASVNQAKAAARARGEDIIDLGMGNPDTPTPPHIVSKLVETIADPRTHRYSVSKGIPGLRKAVAGYYERRFNVTLNPEKEVIVTLGSKEGLANLASAITSPGDTILVPNPSYPIHQFGFIIAGASVRSIPATPDEDMLRALDRAVRHSVPKPTALIVNFPSNPTAYLADLDFYKELVAFARRENIWILSDLAYAEIYFGDKVPPSILAVPGARDIAVEFTSLSKTYSMAGWRVGFAAGNERLVSALTRIKSYLDYGAFTPIQVAAVTALNGPQDCVADLRALYKDRRDVLIRGLHAAGWDVPSPEGSMFAWAPIPEPFREMGSVAFSKLLLEEAGVAVAPGLGFGEYGDSHVRIGLVENTHRLRQALRSIRGFLGAHGISPSSSPSAKKPEPVTP
- a CDS encoding OmpA family protein; the encoded protein is MKAISCQAHPGSTHQTMPQPHPCRTRTGSGPLPARTTGLRRLRAALVAGGMVALGGCNHQDAVDSTFDWVHKMRGGVIATQRPPAPGRYDPYPHVGLTPTDPPDVTSPQARALLTQRLLRDRNLTYRTVAANGSLIPDIPPPPGGTAPKAELPTGASGAVLDAAEAPPRPQQAQSSRPQPDTTTPSTADSPDGEIALPTVRDDKGAAGPQVLPAIPAAPPPPPQIAGVATPADTPTASTRTPNYDLADVKGTGFHFLPDSDQLSSGQDAALAKLVDKTPKGPFYIRGFGNATALDAVNQTDAVRLGLLRASRLAQLLVAHGVPATALHVRGDAFGTGARVSTTP